Proteins encoded by one window of Luteimonas yindakuii:
- a CDS encoding AraC family transcriptional regulator yields the protein MQRLPVPALRPFVATLWATTGDTHVRSACEHVLPTGRMHLAIRLGDAPLQLLDAGTGAVAVVGHAVVGGARDHYYLKHARTPSPTVGAQLHPGAALALFGMPADALAHRHVALEAVLGDGSAALRERLLQEPLPQRRIDILEAFLATRLPRARGLHPAVAESLALFASGHGVAAAVQRSGYSHRHFGALFANAVGLTPQRYRRVLRFQHALDAHRRDPAGPWARLAHDAGYSDQPHFVREFIAITGVRPQDYRRIAPAAAHHVPADAPWAVRPAGQVDSIQDARPA from the coding sequence GTGCAGCGTCTTCCCGTCCCTGCCCTGCGCCCGTTCGTCGCCACCCTGTGGGCGACGACGGGCGACACGCATGTCCGCAGCGCCTGCGAGCACGTGCTGCCGACCGGGCGGATGCACCTGGCCATCCGCCTCGGCGATGCGCCCCTGCAGCTGCTCGATGCCGGCACCGGCGCGGTCGCGGTGGTGGGCCATGCCGTCGTTGGCGGCGCGCGCGACCACTACTACCTCAAGCACGCGCGCACGCCCTCGCCCACCGTCGGCGCACAACTGCATCCGGGCGCGGCCTTGGCGCTGTTCGGCATGCCGGCCGACGCGCTGGCGCACCGGCATGTCGCGCTGGAGGCAGTGCTCGGTGATGGCAGCGCCGCCCTGCGCGAACGGCTGCTGCAGGAACCGTTGCCGCAACGGCGCATCGACATCCTCGAAGCCTTTCTCGCCACGCGCCTGCCGCGTGCGCGTGGCCTGCATCCGGCGGTCGCGGAATCGCTGGCGCTGTTCGCCAGTGGCCACGGCGTGGCGGCCGCGGTCCAGCGCAGTGGCTACAGCCATCGCCACTTCGGCGCGCTCTTCGCCAATGCCGTGGGGCTCACCCCGCAACGCTACCGGCGCGTGCTGCGCTTCCAGCACGCGCTCGATGCCCACCGTCGCGATCCCGCCGGCCCCTGGGCCCGGCTCGCGCACGACGCCGGCTACAGCGACCAGCCGCACTTCGTGCGCGAGTTCATCGCGATCACCGGCGTGCGGCCGCAGGACTATCGCCGCATCGCGCCGGCCGCCGCCCACCATGTCCCCGCGGATGCGCCTTGGGCCGTGCGGCCAGCTGGCCAGGTCGATTCCATTCAAGACGCCCGCCCCGCGTAG
- a CDS encoding VOC family protein yields MPIHELFAYLCVADTDAAIGFYARAFGATEKFRLTEPGGRIGHAEIDLDGHTVMLCDAFPEYGIRAPQPGVGTAVTLHLHVDHADAAIARAVAAGATLERPASDAFYGERSGSVVDPFGHRWLIGHSIAEVDPAEMQRRYDALFAEAREPG; encoded by the coding sequence ATGCCCATCCATGAACTGTTCGCCTATCTCTGCGTTGCCGACACCGATGCGGCCATCGGTTTCTACGCCCGTGCATTCGGCGCCACCGAGAAATTCCGCCTGACCGAACCCGGTGGCCGCATCGGCCATGCCGAGATCGACCTCGACGGCCACACCGTCATGCTGTGCGACGCCTTCCCCGAGTACGGCATCCGTGCGCCGCAGCCGGGCGTCGGCACCGCGGTCACCCTGCACCTGCATGTCGACCATGCCGATGCCGCCATCGCCCGCGCGGTCGCGGCCGGCGCCACGCTGGAGCGCCCGGCCAGCGATGCCTTCTACGGCGAGCGCAGCGGCAGCGTGGTCGATCCGTTCGGCCATCGCTGGCTGATCGGCCACAGCATCGCGGAGGTCGATCCCGCGGAAATGCAGCGCCGCTACGACGCCCTGTTCGCCGAGGCCCGCGAGCCCGGCTGA
- a CDS encoding ankyrin repeat domain-containing protein: MSQPRPELDDATLAQVQELFALVRAGDSERLARLLDMGLVPNLRDGKGDSLLMLAAYHGHADAVRVLLQHGADAELANDRGQTPLGAAAFKGDLAIARALLEGGADVDGHPEGGRTALMLAAMFDRVEIIELLLAHGARADRVGADGASALDLARGMDAQRAVARLSA; the protein is encoded by the coding sequence ATGAGCCAGCCGCGCCCCGAGCTCGACGATGCCACCCTCGCCCAGGTGCAGGAACTGTTCGCGCTGGTGCGTGCCGGCGACAGCGAACGCCTGGCGCGGCTGCTCGACATGGGGCTGGTGCCGAACCTGCGCGACGGCAAGGGCGACAGCCTGCTGATGCTGGCCGCCTATCACGGCCACGCCGATGCGGTGCGCGTGCTGCTGCAGCACGGCGCCGATGCGGAACTCGCCAACGACCGCGGCCAGACGCCGCTGGGCGCCGCCGCGTTCAAGGGCGACCTCGCGATCGCGCGTGCCCTGCTGGAGGGCGGCGCCGACGTCGATGGCCATCCCGAGGGCGGCCGCACCGCGCTGATGCTGGCCGCGATGTTCGACCGCGTGGAGATCATCGAACTGCTGCTGGCGCACGGCGCACGGGCGGACCGTGTCGGCGCCGATGGCGCCTCCGCGCTCGACCTCGCCCGCGGCATGGATGCGCAGCGCGCCGTCGCCCGCCTATCGGCGTGA
- a CDS encoding catalase: MKDSTHGGGGGDRSLTNRQGHPICNNQSQRTVGSRGPATLENYQFLEKISHFDRERIPERVVHARGFVCYGEFEASGNIGDEPASKYTRAKIFSRAGKKTPLAIRFSTVIGGRDSSETARDPRGFAVKFYTEDGNWDLVGNNLAIFFIRDAIKFPDVIHSLKPDPVTFRQEPNRIFDFMSQTPESMHMLTHLFSPRGIPASYRHMEGFGVNTYKMVNAEGNTVLVKYHFHPRCGVASLTAGEAAKVQGQDLGSASKDLFESIERGDYPQWDMYVQIMEDHDHPELDWDPLDDTKIWPEKDFPLRHVGVMTLNRNVEDHHNENEQIAMGTGVLVDGLDFSDDKMLVGRTFSYSDTQRYRVGSNYLQLPVNQAKGVDRVQTNLRGGQMSYGVDLAPGQNPHINFEPSIHNGLHEAPDMGPNNQPVITGALTRSVLERRNDYVQPRGRFNTMMDWERQDLIDTMGTMLAACERDVQERMLWHFFLIHDQYGQGVAEKLGMSADDVRHLEPLQGQVLTDEDQQRLKNLGNNNDPIDPEVWGQWTSSVQNHRATAEEVLDGTLPGPKAELEATAEA, from the coding sequence ATGAAAGACAGCACGCACGGAGGCGGCGGCGGCGATCGTTCGCTGACCAACCGCCAGGGACATCCCATCTGCAACAACCAGTCGCAGCGCACCGTCGGCAGCCGCGGTCCGGCGACGCTTGAGAACTACCAGTTCCTCGAGAAGATCAGCCACTTCGACCGCGAGCGCATTCCGGAACGCGTGGTGCATGCGCGCGGCTTCGTCTGCTACGGCGAGTTCGAGGCCAGCGGCAACATCGGCGACGAGCCCGCATCGAAATACACCCGCGCCAAGATCTTCTCCCGGGCCGGCAAGAAGACTCCGCTGGCGATCCGCTTCTCCACCGTGATCGGCGGCCGCGACTCGTCCGAGACCGCACGCGACCCGCGCGGCTTCGCGGTGAAGTTCTACACCGAGGACGGCAACTGGGATCTGGTCGGCAACAACCTCGCGATCTTCTTCATCCGCGACGCGATCAAGTTCCCCGACGTCATCCATTCGCTCAAGCCCGACCCGGTGACTTTCCGCCAGGAGCCGAACCGCATCTTCGACTTCATGAGCCAGACGCCCGAGTCGATGCACATGCTCACCCACCTCTTCAGCCCGCGCGGCATTCCCGCCAGCTACCGGCACATGGAAGGGTTCGGCGTGAACACCTACAAGATGGTCAACGCCGAAGGCAACACGGTGCTGGTGAAGTACCACTTCCACCCGCGCTGCGGCGTGGCCAGCCTGACCGCCGGGGAAGCCGCCAAGGTGCAGGGCCAGGACCTTGGCTCGGCCTCGAAGGACCTGTTCGAATCGATCGAGCGCGGCGACTACCCACAGTGGGACATGTACGTGCAGATCATGGAGGACCACGACCATCCCGAGCTCGACTGGGATCCGCTGGACGACACCAAGATCTGGCCGGAGAAGGATTTCCCGCTGCGCCACGTGGGCGTGATGACCCTCAACCGCAACGTCGAGGACCACCACAACGAGAACGAGCAGATCGCCATGGGTACCGGCGTGCTGGTCGACGGCCTGGACTTCTCCGACGACAAGATGCTGGTCGGCCGCACGTTCTCCTACTCCGATACGCAGCGCTATCGCGTCGGTTCCAACTACCTGCAGTTGCCGGTCAACCAGGCCAAGGGCGTCGACCGCGTGCAGACCAACCTGCGCGGCGGGCAGATGTCCTACGGCGTGGACCTCGCCCCCGGCCAGAACCCGCACATCAACTTCGAGCCCTCGATCCACAACGGCCTGCACGAAGCGCCGGACATGGGCCCGAACAACCAACCCGTCATCACCGGCGCGCTCACCCGCAGCGTGCTCGAGCGCCGCAACGACTACGTGCAGCCACGCGGCCGCTTCAACACGATGATGGACTGGGAGCGCCAGGACCTGATCGACACCATGGGCACCATGCTCGCGGCCTGCGAGCGCGACGTGCAGGAACGCATGCTGTGGCACTTCTTCCTGATCCACGACCAGTACGGCCAGGGCGTGGCCGAAAAGCTCGGCATGAGCGCGGACGACGTGCGCCACCTTGAACCGCTGCAGGGCCAGGTGCTCACCGACGAGGACCAACAGCGCCTGAAGAACCTCGGCAACAACAACGACCCCATCGACCCCGAGGTCTGGGGCCAGTGGACCAGCTCGGTGCAGAACCACCGCGCGACCGCCGAGGAAGTACTGGACGGCACCCTCCCCGGCCCGAAGGCGGAACTGGAGGCGACGGCGGAAGCGTGA
- the betT gene encoding choline BCCT transporter BetT — protein sequence MPIEPSDHDPSAPRPGGPPANTPGARPPPIERTRFGGSQRRGRVDDDDAPVSRSDLSKGPQELLEHRASRVNWQVLVISALVILAFSVWAIVIPDEARVAMKAAVDWIALNLGWYYVLTVTLVIGFVLWVALSKEGNVRLGPDHSRPQYGLTTWVAMLFAAGVGIDMLFYSVTGPVVQYLYPPSGDGATAAAMQDAVVWTMFHYGVAGWAMYALLGMAMGYFAYRWGMPLSIRAALYPLLGKRVRGPLGDGISIIALVGTVFGVATSMGIGVVLLSVGFSLIFGLPAGLGLQIALVVGAVVLTIAATTSGVDRGIRWIAELNLWSAVAMMVYILVTGQTAFLLNALVENIGRFMMTLPARTLQTFAYEPNGAEWMGGWTLFFWAFWLAWGPFVGVFLARISRGRTLREFVIAAITAPVLCDFIIVSLFGNSALFQVLQGNTSFAELAVASPEQGWYALLAMFPGAMFLIGLATLSGLLFYLTSANSGAMVMSNFSASIPDPSQDGPKWLRVFWAVLTAVLTVAMLLAGGVTTMEYATLIFALPVTVIAYLVMASFHKVLRMERAEREGQVLHRRSIAPIGGHVPERSWKQRLEQMRSYPTLEQADRFLDRAVRPALDDVSAEFRNQGYDVEQSSMTNEHGIAEPVLRVSMESFRAFHYQVAVVEAPVPMFSGRMSRETDVYYRLEVFTQTGSGGYDLMGLTKQQVIDDVLERYEAHLAFLTVSTERDTASVLTPSILPADELSAVPRDAGDVQDLGEEGK from the coding sequence ATGCCCATCGAACCGTCCGACCACGATCCTTCCGCGCCCCGTCCGGGCGGACCGCCGGCGAACACGCCCGGAGCCCGGCCCCCACCGATCGAGCGCACCCGCTTCGGCGGCAGCCAGCGCCGGGGGCGCGTGGACGACGACGATGCGCCGGTCTCGCGCAGCGACCTCAGCAAGGGGCCGCAGGAACTGCTGGAACATCGCGCCTCGCGGGTGAACTGGCAGGTGCTGGTGATCTCCGCGCTGGTGATCCTGGCGTTCTCGGTCTGGGCGATCGTGATTCCCGACGAGGCCCGCGTCGCGATGAAGGCGGCGGTCGACTGGATCGCGCTGAACCTCGGCTGGTACTACGTGCTCACGGTCACCCTGGTGATCGGCTTCGTGCTGTGGGTGGCGCTGTCGAAGGAGGGCAACGTGCGCCTCGGCCCGGACCATTCGCGCCCGCAATACGGGCTCACCACCTGGGTGGCGATGCTGTTCGCCGCGGGCGTGGGCATCGACATGCTGTTCTATTCGGTCACCGGCCCGGTGGTGCAGTACCTGTATCCGCCCTCGGGCGACGGCGCCACCGCCGCGGCGATGCAGGATGCCGTGGTGTGGACGATGTTCCACTACGGCGTCGCGGGCTGGGCGATGTATGCGCTGCTGGGCATGGCGATGGGCTACTTCGCCTATCGCTGGGGCATGCCGCTGTCGATCCGCGCCGCGCTGTATCCACTGCTGGGCAAGCGCGTGCGCGGGCCGCTGGGTGATGGCATCAGCATCATCGCGCTGGTCGGCACGGTGTTCGGCGTGGCCACCTCGATGGGCATCGGCGTGGTGCTCCTGAGCGTCGGCTTCTCGCTGATCTTCGGCCTGCCGGCCGGCCTCGGCCTGCAGATCGCGCTGGTGGTGGGCGCCGTGGTGCTGACCATCGCCGCCACCACCTCCGGCGTGGATCGCGGCATCCGCTGGATCGCCGAACTCAACCTGTGGAGCGCGGTGGCGATGATGGTGTACATCCTCGTCACCGGGCAGACCGCGTTCCTGTTGAACGCGCTGGTGGAGAACATCGGCCGCTTCATGATGACGCTGCCGGCGCGCACGCTGCAGACCTTCGCCTACGAGCCCAACGGCGCCGAGTGGATGGGCGGCTGGACGCTGTTCTTCTGGGCATTCTGGCTGGCGTGGGGGCCGTTCGTGGGCGTGTTCCTGGCGCGCATCTCGCGCGGGCGCACGCTGCGCGAGTTCGTCATCGCGGCGATCACCGCGCCGGTGCTGTGCGACTTCATCATCGTGTCGCTGTTCGGCAACTCGGCGCTGTTCCAGGTATTGCAGGGCAACACCAGCTTCGCCGAACTCGCGGTGGCCAGCCCAGAGCAGGGCTGGTATGCGCTGCTGGCGATGTTTCCCGGCGCGATGTTCCTGATCGGCCTGGCCACGCTGTCGGGCCTGCTGTTCTATCTCACCAGTGCCAATTCCGGCGCGATGGTGATGTCCAACTTCTCGGCGTCGATCCCCGACCCTTCGCAGGACGGCCCGAAATGGCTGCGGGTATTCTGGGCCGTGCTGACCGCGGTGCTCACGGTGGCGATGCTGCTGGCCGGCGGCGTCACCACGATGGAGTACGCCACGCTGATCTTCGCGCTGCCGGTCACGGTCATCGCCTACCTGGTGATGGCCTCGTTCCACAAGGTGCTGCGCATGGAGCGCGCCGAACGCGAGGGGCAGGTGCTACACCGTCGCTCGATCGCCCCCATCGGCGGCCACGTGCCGGAGCGTTCGTGGAAGCAGCGGCTGGAACAGATGCGCTCGTACCCGACCCTGGAGCAGGCCGACCGCTTCCTCGACCGTGCCGTGCGGCCCGCGCTGGACGACGTGTCCGCCGAATTCCGCAACCAGGGCTACGACGTGGAGCAGAGCAGCATGACCAACGAGCACGGCATCGCCGAGCCGGTGCTGCGGGTATCGATGGAATCCTTCCGCGCTTTCCATTACCAGGTCGCCGTCGTCGAGGCCCCGGTGCCGATGTTCAGCGGCCGCATGTCGCGCGAGACCGACGTGTATTACCGGCTGGAGGTATTCACCCAGACCGGCTCAGGCGGCTACGACCTGATGGGCCTGACCAAACAGCAGGTGATCGACGACGTGCTGGAGCGTTACGAGGCACACCTGGCATTCCTGACTGTTTCCACCGAGCGAGACACGGCCTCGGTGCTGACGCCCTCGATCCTGCCGGCCGATGAGCTTTCCGCGGTGCCGAGGGATGCGGGGGATGTGCAGGATCTGGGGGAGGAGGGGAAGTAA
- a CDS encoding VOC family protein — MKFGYTIAYVPDVPASLEFFERAFGLQRRFLHESEMYGELETGGTALAFASHGLAETNFSGGHVAADTSGRPLGIEIGLVTSDVHAAHARAVAAGAAEMAAPKARPWGQVVSYVRCPDGLLVELCSPMDA; from the coding sequence GTGAAGTTTGGCTACACCATCGCCTACGTTCCTGATGTCCCGGCGTCACTCGAATTCTTCGAGCGTGCGTTCGGTTTGCAGCGCCGCTTTCTCCACGAGTCGGAGATGTACGGAGAGTTGGAGACCGGTGGTACAGCCTTGGCGTTCGCATCCCATGGGCTGGCAGAGACGAACTTCAGCGGCGGCCATGTGGCTGCCGACACGTCCGGCAGGCCGCTCGGCATCGAGATCGGTCTGGTGACATCCGACGTGCATGCGGCCCATGCGCGGGCGGTGGCGGCAGGCGCTGCGGAGATGGCCGCGCCCAAGGCCAGGCCATGGGGGCAGGTGGTGTCCTACGTGCGGTGTCCGGACGGGCTGCTGGTCGAACTGTGTTCGCCCATGGATGCGTGA
- a CDS encoding DUF6404 family protein yields the protein MTVQAEVALRPGVNQGAQTLMTHQEKLEQMYRHMAMLGVPRSTAAPPAWRLLWRLGVELPPPLFTPFMPGALAMGVFFALSWGLLMWMILWARQGMPIGLMAATAVAAGALFGLVMAAYFRHLARKHRLPPWREYTGAP from the coding sequence ATGACAGTTCAGGCCGAAGTCGCTCTGCGACCCGGCGTAAATCAAGGTGCTCAGACGCTGATGACTCATCAAGAGAAACTGGAACAGATGTATCGGCACATGGCGATGCTCGGCGTCCCAAGGAGCACAGCAGCTCCGCCGGCCTGGCGTCTGCTTTGGCGTCTCGGCGTTGAGTTGCCGCCTCCACTGTTCACTCCTTTCATGCCTGGCGCACTGGCAATGGGGGTGTTCTTTGCGCTGTCGTGGGGCCTGCTCATGTGGATGATTCTCTGGGCACGGCAGGGCATGCCAATCGGCCTCATGGCGGCCACTGCTGTTGCTGCGGGGGCACTGTTCGGTCTAGTGATGGCTGCCTATTTCCGGCATCTGGCCCGAAAGCACAGACTTCCGCCATGGAGGGAGTACACAGGCGCACCGTGA
- a CDS encoding RDD family protein produces the protein MQHDEMEYVGFWARVGASIIDYILVLLITLPLLLGIYGTGYFADPDAPIIRGPADFVISWVFPFAAVILFWLHKQATPGKMAVSARVVDASTGNTLSGVQAVIRYVGYFVATLPLGLGIIWVAFDPRKQGWHDKLAGTVVIRPAGDRTEAVRFER, from the coding sequence ATGCAACACGATGAAATGGAATACGTAGGGTTCTGGGCCCGGGTCGGCGCGTCGATCATCGACTACATCCTGGTCCTGCTGATCACTCTCCCGCTGCTGCTGGGGATCTACGGCACCGGCTACTTCGCCGATCCGGACGCCCCGATCATCCGCGGCCCGGCCGACTTCGTGATCAGCTGGGTGTTTCCCTTTGCCGCGGTGATCCTGTTCTGGCTGCACAAGCAGGCCACGCCCGGGAAGATGGCGGTCTCCGCCCGCGTGGTGGACGCGAGCACCGGCAATACGCTCTCCGGGGTACAGGCGGTCATCCGCTACGTCGGCTACTTCGTGGCAACGCTGCCGCTCGGGCTCGGCATCATCTGGGTCGCCTTCGACCCGCGTAAACAGGGCTGGCACGACAAGCTGGCCGGCACCGTGGTGATCCGCCCGGCTGGGGATCGGACGGAGGCAGTGCGTTTCGAGCGGTAA
- the lolD gene encoding lipoprotein-releasing ABC transporter ATP-binding protein LolD produces the protein MSEHHDPVPATLKPRRDEAVAAQGDSVIRAEGLGKTYREGKLNTPVFDGLHLDVYAGETVAIIGASGAGKSTLLHLLGGLDVPTAGEVYVDGHRMSRLSDRARGALRNRALGFVYQFHHLLPEFTALENVMLPALLTGQAVDGDKRGKPPTVAEVEPKARELLESVGLGHRLQHKPGELSGGERQRAAVARALVNRPACVLGDEPTGNLDDRTAATVFDLMLDLNRAQRTSLVLVTHDRSLARRLDRVLELHEGKLREVAPSSV, from the coding sequence ATGAGTGAGCATCACGATCCCGTGCCCGCCACGTTGAAGCCGCGTCGCGACGAGGCCGTTGCAGCGCAGGGCGACTCCGTCATCCGCGCCGAGGGCCTCGGCAAGACCTACCGCGAAGGCAAGCTCAACACGCCGGTGTTCGACGGCCTGCACCTGGACGTGTACGCCGGCGAGACGGTGGCGATCATCGGTGCCTCCGGCGCCGGCAAGAGCACGCTGCTGCACCTGCTGGGCGGGCTGGACGTGCCCACCGCCGGCGAGGTGTATGTCGACGGCCACCGCATGAGCAGGCTGTCCGACCGCGCCCGCGGCGCGCTGCGCAACCGCGCGCTCGGCTTCGTCTACCAGTTCCACCACCTGCTGCCCGAGTTCACCGCGCTGGAGAACGTGATGCTGCCGGCGCTGCTCACCGGGCAGGCCGTGGATGGCGACAAGCGCGGCAAGCCGCCGACCGTGGCCGAAGTGGAGCCGAAGGCGCGCGAACTGCTGGAATCCGTCGGCCTTGGCCATCGCCTGCAGCACAAGCCCGGCGAACTTTCAGGCGGCGAACGCCAGCGTGCCGCGGTGGCGCGCGCGCTGGTCAACCGCCCGGCCTGCGTCCTCGGGGACGAGCCCACCGGCAATCTCGACGACCGCACTGCCGCCACCGTGTTCGACCTGATGCTCGACCTCAACCGCGCGCAGCGCACCAGCCTGGTGCTGGTGACCCACGACCGCAGCCTCGCCCGTCGGCTGGATCGCGTGCTGGAACTGCACGAAGGCAAGTTGCGGGAAGTGGCACCTTCGTCGGTGTGA
- a CDS encoding lipoprotein-releasing ABC transporter permease subunit, which translates to MFRPLSASIGLRYLRAKRRNGFISFISLASILGIAIGVAALITTLAVMTGFQREIRDRLLQMSAHATVSADSGTMENWRYAVDIAERDARVAGAAPYVQSEALIAGPNRQPALLQGVLPEQERHVSVIADKMVEGEFASLEPGSFNIILGRELALWLGVRVGDRVVVTTDFQTTPMGAVPQLKRYTVSGLFEAGHQQFDRNLALVNMADLQRVQRLGEGVTGVRLRLHDMNQAWDVARDLAIALQGPYRVSDWSRENANMFRALRLEKTMIAILLSLIIAMGAFNLVSSQVMLVTDKQADIAIMRTLGMPPGGILRVFIVQGTLIGVIGTVLGVVGGVLLTLNLEHILRAIESAFDVVLIPPDVYYITGLPTELRADDVTIIALVALAMAFLATIYPAWRASRTAPAEALRYE; encoded by the coding sequence ATGTTCAGACCCCTGTCCGCCTCCATTGGCCTGCGCTACCTGCGCGCCAAACGACGCAACGGCTTCATTTCCTTTATCTCGCTCGCCTCCATCCTCGGCATCGCCATCGGCGTCGCCGCGCTGATCACCACGCTCGCGGTGATGACCGGCTTCCAGCGCGAGATCCGCGACCGCCTGCTGCAGATGTCGGCGCACGCCACCGTCAGCGCCGACAGCGGGACGATGGAGAACTGGCGCTACGCGGTCGACATCGCCGAACGCGATGCACGCGTGGCCGGTGCTGCCCCGTACGTGCAGAGCGAGGCACTGATCGCAGGCCCCAACCGCCAGCCGGCGCTGCTGCAGGGCGTGCTGCCGGAGCAGGAAAGGCACGTGTCGGTGATCGCCGACAAGATGGTCGAGGGTGAGTTTGCATCGCTCGAACCCGGCAGCTTCAACATCATCCTTGGCCGCGAGCTCGCGCTGTGGCTGGGCGTACGCGTGGGCGACCGCGTGGTGGTCACCACCGATTTCCAGACCACGCCGATGGGCGCGGTGCCGCAGCTCAAGCGCTACACCGTGAGTGGCCTGTTCGAGGCTGGCCACCAGCAGTTCGACCGCAACCTCGCGCTGGTCAACATGGCCGACCTGCAGCGCGTGCAGCGGCTCGGCGAGGGCGTCACCGGCGTGCGCCTGCGCCTGCACGACATGAACCAGGCGTGGGATGTAGCCCGCGACCTCGCCATCGCCCTGCAGGGGCCGTACCGGGTAAGCGACTGGAGCCGCGAGAACGCCAACATGTTCCGCGCGCTGCGGCTGGAGAAGACCATGATCGCGATCCTGCTGTCGCTGATCATCGCGATGGGCGCGTTCAACCTGGTGTCGTCGCAGGTGATGCTGGTCACCGACAAGCAGGCCGACATCGCGATCATGCGCACGCTCGGCATGCCGCCCGGTGGCATCCTGCGGGTGTTCATCGTGCAGGGCACGCTGATCGGCGTGATCGGCACCGTGCTCGGCGTGGTCGGCGGCGTGCTGCTCACGCTCAACCTCGAGCACATCCTGCGCGCGATCGAATCCGCGTTCGACGTGGTACTGATCCCGCCCGACGTCTACTACATCACCGGCCTGCCCACCGAGCTGCGCGCCGACGACGTCACCATCATTGCGCTGGTGGCGCTGGCGATGGCCTTCCTTGCCACGATCTACCCGGCATGGCGTGCATCGCGCACCGCCCCGGCGGAGGCGCTGCGTTATGAGTGA
- a CDS encoding succinate dehydrogenase assembly factor 2, which produces MSAHEDPELKRLRWRCRRGMRELDVLFNAWLDRAWPTASDEERGVFLQLMDCEDDRLWRWFMGYEEVPDASLRGLVERMRSLQEQR; this is translated from the coding sequence ATGAGCGCGCACGAAGACCCCGAACTCAAGCGCCTGCGCTGGCGCTGCCGCCGTGGCATGCGCGAGCTCGACGTGCTGTTCAACGCCTGGCTCGACCGTGCATGGCCAACCGCGTCCGACGAGGAACGCGGGGTATTCCTACAGCTGATGGACTGCGAGGACGATAGGCTCTGGCGCTGGTTCATGGGCTACGAGGAGGTCCCGGATGCCAGCCTCAGAGGGCTCGTCGAACGCATGCGGTCGCTCCAGGAACAGCGCTGA
- a CDS encoding MAPEG family protein, whose translation MVTSNPILWPGLALVALTFAVTVVMYRRRIGEMVRERIHPQSVALSGQLAQRLSDSRASDNYRNLFELPVLFYFGVAVTLATGVRDPWVVGLAWGFVVLRIAHSAIQCSYNKVMHRFRVFLLGTAVLLAFWIRLGWQLAQA comes from the coding sequence ATGGTGACGAGCAACCCGATCCTGTGGCCCGGCCTCGCGCTGGTCGCGCTGACCTTCGCGGTGACCGTGGTGATGTACCGCCGCCGCATCGGCGAGATGGTGCGCGAGCGCATCCATCCGCAGTCCGTCGCGCTGTCGGGACAGCTCGCACAGCGATTGAGCGACAGCCGCGCATCCGACAACTACCGCAACCTGTTCGAACTGCCGGTGCTGTTCTACTTCGGCGTCGCGGTGACATTGGCGACCGGCGTGCGCGACCCGTGGGTGGTGGGGCTGGCGTGGGGCTTCGTCGTCCTGCGCATCGCGCACAGCGCCATCCAGTGCAGCTACAACAAGGTGATGCACCGCTTCCGGGTGTTCCTGCTCGGCACCGCCGTGCTGCTGGCGTTCTGGATCCGCCTCGGCTGGCAGCTCGCACAGGCATGA